The Acinetobacter sp. SAAs474 DNA window ACCAAAACTTGATTTTAATGTGATTTATGGTCAAGAAGATCGTGAATTTGACCAACGTGGTTGGTTCAATCAGGGACAAACTGAGTTAACATTTACCCAAATGTTATTTGATGGCTTCCGTGTGAAAAGCCGTGTTCAACAAGGTGATTTTGCTGCATTAAAAAGTTATTATGAACTGAATGATGCTGTGGAACGTAAAGCATTAGAAGCATCACAGGCCTATATTGATGTTTTACGCTATCGTGAATTAGTTCGTTTAGCACAAGCTAACTTTGACAATCACCAGCGTGTATACAATCAAATTCAGCAACGTGCACAACAAGGTGTAGGTAACCGTGCAGATTTATCACAAATCTCAGGCCGTTTATCTTTAGCACAAACCAACTTAATGACAGAGCAATCCAACTTAAATGATGTATTGTATCGCTTTATTAGTATTGTTGGTTATGAACCTAAAGAGTTGGATCCGGTTGTATTAGATACTGATATTCCAGCATCATTGGATGGGTTAATTGATGCAACTTACCAGCATAATTATAGCTTACGTGCAGCATTGAGCAATGTTGAATATGCGCAAGCGAATGTTCAAGAGCAAAAATCGAATTTTTATCCGAATTTGGCTTTTGTTGCGCGTACAGGATACTATAAAAACCGTAATAGTTTTGATTCATGGAATGACGAACGTGAACATGGGCGAGACAGTATTGTTGAATTACGTTTAAACTATAATTTATTTAATGGTGGTGCAGATAAAGCGGCTTATAATTCTGCCAATGCGCGTGTATTAAAAGCACAAGATACCAAAAATCAAATGTGTTTAGATCTACGTAAATCAGTGTCGACAGCATTTAATAATGTTAATAACCTAGAATCACAAATGCAATGGCTACAACGTCATCGTGATGAGTCTGCTGCTGTTGTGAAAGCATATAATGATCAATTCGATATTGGTCGTCGTAGCTTGTTGGATGTTCTTGATTCAGAAAATGAAGCATTTCAATCGAATCGTAGTTATGCGGCTGCACAATATGAGTTAATGAAAGCACAACTGCAAATTCTTTATAGCACTGGTAAATTATTACCAGCACTGGGTGTGCAGCGCGATAACCTTCCTACCACTTCCGATATTACTGATCATGAATTAGATACTGCAAAGGTATGTGCTAGTTAAGTCAAGTCATTCATGGTTTAGGTTTCACCTTTAATATTGACATTAAAGGTTTTTAGGGTCATTCCTAAAATTTTGAGAGTTTTGCTCGGGATGAGCAAACTCTCCTTTTCGCTTAGGTGTAATTGTGGCAACAAATAAACTTTTTGATCCCTTAGTCGCATGTTTAATCCGGGTTGCTAAAGATAATCAAATTCATCTTACTCAAGACGGAATACTTTCAGGTTTACCTCTCCCCAATGGTCGTTTAATCCCTGCGTATTTTAATCGAGCTGCAGAGAATGCAGGATTAAGCAGTAATTTAGTTGTTCAAAGCTTAAATCAAGTTAATGTTTTTTTGTTGCCTGCGATTTTATTATTAAAAAATAATTCCGCATGTATTTTATATAAATTAGACTTTTCTAAACAGATGGCAACAGTCTGTTTTCCAGAAGTCAGTGATACTGTGACTGAAATCGAATTGTCTCAATTGGCTGAACAATATTTGGGTACAGTGATTTATCTAAAACAGCGTCAACTGGTGATTGATTCCAATATTAAAACACAAAAAACCAAT harbors:
- a CDS encoding TolC family outer membrane protein, translated to MKFSILTKSTLALLLTYVTSQVSAEDLKSVAKTAIEKNPEVQAQWYNFVEATSNQKQAKAGYLPKLDFNVIYGQEDREFDQRGWFNQGQTELTFTQMLFDGFRVKSRVQQGDFAALKSYYELNDAVERKALEASQAYIDVLRYRELVRLAQANFDNHQRVYNQIQQRAQQGVGNRADLSQISGRLSLAQTNLMTEQSNLNDVLYRFISIVGYEPKELDPVVLDTDIPASLDGLIDATYQHNYSLRAALSNVEYAQANVQEQKSNFYPNLAFVARTGYYKNRNSFDSWNDEREHGRDSIVELRLNYNLFNGGADKAAYNSANARVLKAQDTKNQMCLDLRKSVSTAFNNVNNLESQMQWLQRHRDESAAVVKAYNDQFDIGRRSLLDVLDSENEAFQSNRSYAAAQYELMKAQLQILYSTGKLLPALGVQRDNLPTTSDITDHELDTAKVCAS